One part of the Alistipes onderdonkii genome encodes these proteins:
- a CDS encoding AsmA-like C-terminal region-containing protein, producing MKKIVKIVAIVVAVVLVAAFVAPMLLRGKIAQIVKREANEMLDARVDFEKLDISLLRHFPRASLDLKGLTVVGAGPFEGDTIVAANRISVVVNPMSLFGDDGFEVTKVILAEPALHAHKLADGKVNWDIVKASGEEPAAGEVSSEEGSSSFSLSIRDFRISDATIRYEDDSTGMRFSTAPLSLRLRGDMSADQTDLDLRLTAGAVRLVSGGVPLLSGAEAELDAVIAADLKNNRFTFSRNRLRLNAIELTLDGWAEMKDDAVAMDITAGCDKVQFKDVLSLVPAFYTRDFRNLSASGELSMALWARGEMRGAALPAFELKTEVRNGSFQYSSLPKAVDGINIAARIANPGGVMDKTEVDLSKFTLRMAGNTLSASLYATNLVSDPVFRAAADGRVDLGAVKEVYPLGEDVALSGLISADVKVSGRMSDVEKARYGQIGASGTFVVEKLGLSMPGLPAVHIRRAAATITPASMTLGEFGVTVGKSDLAANGQLTGYIGYLLRGDKLAGRLYVKSDLLDLNEIMDAMPADEETAGGEAAAQAPAESPAPAQALEVPRNLDLSLNTELQKVLFQKMTIGGITGEMRMADGTLSLSRLRMQLFGGTATASGSYSTASDPQRPALKLSLGLSGASFSKTFDELEMVQKLVPVFAKTGGDYSLSLDMSATLDAQMSPDLQSVNATGEIKSANIRIQNIEAFDALAKALNNDNLRKIEAKDVAIRFAIRDGRIATEPFDLKMGDIRINMSGSTGLDQTIDYTAKVALPAGSTGGILQSVNVGIGGTFTSPKITLGVKEAAEQAVKNVVDQQIQKLTGSESLGEEIRKQADNLRAEARKAGEKLVEAAQVQRTKLIDGAKEKGALAKLAAEKAGDKLVEEARKQADKLAVEADKQIEKLTAKQE from the coding sequence ATGAAAAAAATCGTGAAGATTGTGGCCATTGTCGTGGCCGTTGTTCTGGTGGCGGCTTTTGTCGCCCCGATGTTGCTGAGGGGGAAGATCGCCCAGATCGTGAAGCGCGAAGCCAATGAGATGCTCGACGCACGGGTCGATTTCGAAAAACTCGACATCAGCCTGCTGCGCCATTTCCCGCGCGCGTCGCTCGACCTGAAAGGACTGACCGTCGTGGGCGCGGGGCCGTTCGAAGGCGATACGATCGTTGCCGCGAACCGCATATCGGTCGTCGTGAACCCGATGTCGCTGTTCGGCGACGACGGGTTCGAAGTGACGAAGGTCATTCTCGCCGAACCGGCGCTGCACGCGCATAAACTCGCCGACGGCAAGGTCAACTGGGACATCGTGAAGGCTTCGGGGGAGGAACCAGCCGCCGGGGAAGTGTCTTCGGAGGAAGGGTCTTCGTCGTTCAGCCTCTCGATCCGCGATTTCAGGATCAGCGACGCGACGATCCGCTATGAAGACGATTCGACGGGCATGCGTTTTTCGACGGCACCCCTCTCCCTCCGCCTGCGGGGCGACATGTCGGCCGACCAGACCGACCTCGACCTGCGGCTTACGGCCGGTGCCGTGCGGCTGGTTTCGGGCGGGGTTCCGCTGCTGAGCGGCGCCGAGGCGGAGCTCGACGCCGTGATCGCGGCCGACCTGAAGAACAACCGTTTTACCTTCTCCCGGAACCGTCTGCGCCTCAATGCGATCGAGCTTACGCTCGACGGCTGGGCCGAAATGAAGGACGATGCCGTGGCTATGGATATTACGGCCGGATGCGACAAGGTGCAGTTCAAGGACGTGCTTTCGCTTGTCCCGGCATTCTATACCCGCGATTTCCGCAACCTGTCCGCCTCCGGCGAACTTTCGATGGCGCTGTGGGCCCGTGGCGAGATGCGCGGGGCGGCGCTCCCGGCCTTCGAACTCAAGACCGAGGTGCGCAACGGCAGTTTCCAGTATTCGTCTTTGCCCAAGGCGGTCGACGGAATCAATATCGCCGCACGGATAGCCAACCCCGGCGGCGTCATGGACAAGACCGAGGTAGACCTTTCGAAATTCACGCTCCGCATGGCGGGAAACACGCTTTCGGCATCGCTCTATGCGACGAACCTGGTCAGCGATCCGGTATTCCGTGCCGCGGCCGACGGACGGGTAGACCTGGGGGCGGTGAAAGAGGTTTACCCGCTCGGTGAGGATGTAGCCCTGAGCGGACTGATTAGCGCCGACGTGAAGGTTTCGGGGCGCATGTCCGATGTCGAGAAGGCCCGTTACGGGCAGATCGGGGCCTCGGGGACATTCGTCGTCGAGAAACTCGGCCTCTCCATGCCCGGCCTGCCCGCGGTGCATATCCGCCGTGCCGCGGCTACGATCACCCCGGCGTCGATGACGCTGGGCGAGTTCGGCGTGACCGTGGGTAAGAGCGACCTTGCGGCCAACGGCCAGCTTACGGGGTATATCGGCTACCTGCTGCGGGGCGACAAGCTCGCCGGGCGCCTTTACGTGAAATCCGACCTGCTCGACCTGAACGAGATCATGGATGCCATGCCGGCCGACGAAGAAACCGCCGGCGGGGAAGCTGCTGCCCAGGCGCCCGCCGAGTCCCCTGCTCCCGCGCAGGCGCTCGAAGTCCCGCGCAACCTCGACCTTTCGCTCAATACCGAGTTGCAGAAGGTGTTGTTCCAGAAGATGACCATCGGCGGCATCACCGGCGAAATGCGCATGGCGGACGGAACTTTGTCGCTCAGCCGTCTGCGTATGCAGCTCTTCGGAGGTACGGCTACCGCATCGGGCAGCTACTCGACGGCCTCCGATCCGCAGCGCCCGGCGCTGAAACTCTCGCTGGGGCTTTCGGGGGCATCGTTCTCCAAGACCTTCGACGAGTTGGAGATGGTGCAGAAACTCGTCCCGGTCTTTGCCAAGACGGGCGGCGACTATTCGCTTTCGCTCGATATGTCCGCGACGCTCGATGCGCAGATGTCGCCCGACCTGCAGTCGGTCAACGCCACGGGCGAGATCAAGTCGGCCAATATCCGCATCCAGAACATTGAGGCGTTCGATGCACTGGCCAAGGCGCTCAACAACGACAACCTGCGTAAGATCGAGGCCAAGGACGTGGCTATCCGCTTCGCCATCCGCGACGGACGTATCGCTACGGAGCCTTTCGACCTGAAGATGGGCGACATCAGGATCAACATGTCGGGTTCGACGGGGCTCGACCAGACCATCGACTATACGGCCAAGGTAGCCCTCCCGGCCGGTTCGACGGGCGGTATCCTGCAATCGGTCAACGTCGGTATCGGCGGCACGTTCACCTCGCCCAAGATCACGCTCGGTGTGAAGGAGGCTGCCGAGCAGGCCGTGAAGAACGTCGTCGACCAGCAGATCCAGAAGCTCACGGGCAGCGAGTCGCTCGGCGAGGAGATCCGCAAACAGGCCGACAACCTCCGGGCCGAGGCCAGGAAGGCGGGTGAGAAACTCGTCGAGGCCGCCCAGGTGCAACGGACGAAGCTTATCGACGGTGCGAAGGAGAAAGGTGCGCTAGCCAAGCTGGCTGCCGAGAAGGCC
- a CDS encoding GNAT family N-acetyltransferase, producing the protein MAVEIECVTEVSDELAEAFARLMPQLSPRLGALSRQAMERVVCSDGAALFAARLDGRIAGVLTLVWYDVPSGRKAWVEDVVVDAAARGCGAGEALVKAATEHAARIGAAKVMLTSNPAREAARALYRKIGFEEAGTTVFVFKTDRK; encoded by the coding sequence ATGGCGGTCGAAATAGAGTGTGTGACAGAGGTATCCGACGAACTCGCCGAGGCGTTCGCAAGGCTCATGCCTCAGCTTTCGCCCCGGCTGGGGGCACTCTCCCGCCAGGCCATGGAACGTGTTGTGTGCAGCGATGGCGCGGCGCTGTTCGCTGCCCGGCTGGATGGCCGGATCGCCGGGGTGCTGACGCTGGTGTGGTACGACGTACCCTCGGGCCGGAAGGCATGGGTCGAGGATGTGGTGGTCGATGCCGCAGCCCGCGGCTGCGGTGCCGGCGAGGCGCTCGTGAAGGCTGCCACGGAGCATGCCGCCCGCATCGGTGCCGCGAAGGTGATGCTCACCTCGAACCCTGCGCGCGAAGCTGCCCGGGCCCTTTACCGTAAAATCGGATTCGAAGAGGCGGGGACTACGGTTTTCGTCTTTAAAACAGATAGGAAATGA